The Mobula birostris isolate sMobBir1 chromosome 6, sMobBir1.hap1, whole genome shotgun sequence genome has a window encoding:
- the dynlt3 gene encoding dynein light chain Tctex-type 3 isoform X1 has product MDDFQAADDVAFNVDETSNIVKECIDNIIGGVDYNHNKINQWTAAVVEQSLMHLIKMGKPYKYIVTCAVMQKSGAGLHTASSCYWDSSTDGSCTVRWENRTMYCVVSVFAVSIML; this is encoded by the exons GTTGCCTTCAATGTGGATGAAACAAGCAATATCGTCAAAGAG TGCATCGACAATATTATTGGAGGGGTTGATTATAATCACAACAAGATCAATCAGTGGACTGCTGCTGTGGTTGAACAATCCCTAATGCATTTGATTAAAATGGGAAAGCCATATAAATATATCG TGACCTGTGCAGTAATGCAGAAAAGTGGGGCTGGTCTCCATACAGCAAGTTCGTGTTACTGGGACAGCAGCACTGATG gAAGCTGCACTGTGAGATGGGAAAACAGAACCATGTATTGTGTCGTCAGCGTGTTTGCTGTCAGCATTATGCTGTGA